Genomic DNA from Gemmatimonadota bacterium:
GGTGGCCGCTCGCTGAAGCTGGCGCCGCGCTGAGCTTCATGCGCGCCGCCCGGCACATAGGAAAAATCGTCGTAACGACGCCACCAACTCTGAAGGGCAGGTTGCGGCAAGACCGCACCTATCTGGTGACAGGCGGTCTGGGGGGGATCGGATGCGCCGTAGCAGACTGGCTCGCGGATCGCGGTGCGGGCGCAATCGCGCTAAACGGTCGCCGGGCACCGGATCCCGAGGCTGAGGAGGTGATCCACAGACTGCGGGAACGCGGCGTGAAAGTGCAGGTAGAGATCGCAGACATGACGGATGCCGCCGCAATAGATGAGATGATGGCGCGGATAGATGAGACGCTACCGCCGCTCGGAGGCGTTATCCACAGCGTGGGCGTGCTGTCAGACGGCGCGCTGACCAACCAGAGTTGGGAGCGCTTCGAAACCGTGCTCTGGCCAAAGGTACTGGGCGCATGGCATCTGCATCGGGCGACTTTGGATCGCGACCTGGACATGTTTGTCCTCTTCTCGAGCCGGGTTGGCGTCATGGGCAATCCGGGCCAGGCGAACCACGCCTCAGCCAATGCGTTTCTGGATCAACTCGCCGGTCACCGCCGCGCGATGGGGCTACCCGGACAGGCCATTGCCTGGGGAGCGTGGTCGGAGATCGGCGAAGCAGCGGAACAGCGGGAGCGGATTGACCAACAGCGGTCAGCGCTCGGCGGCCGCTGGTTTACCCCGCAACAGGGTATCCGGGCATTCGATCAACTGGTGCGTCAGGACGCCACGACTTCCGTGGTGATGTCGATGGACTGGTCCGTATTCGAAGAGGCGGTCGAAGACCGTCCTGCCTTCCTGGAGGACTTACTATCCGCCGCTGCGGACGACGAAGCCGACACCTCGACCTCGTCAAAGGACCTGCTTTCCCAACTGCGAGAAGCGCCTGCAGCGGCACCCGAGGACCTGCTTGTGGCCTTCCTTCAGCAGGAGGTACAGGCAGTACTGCGGCTACCGACAGCGCCAGAACCCACAGTGGGATTTTTCGATTTGGGGATGGACTCGCTGATGGCGGTAGAGTTGAGAAATCGTCTGAACCGGGCATTTGCCGATGAGTACGTGGTACCCAACACCGTGGTATTCGACTACCCGGACATCGCCAGTCTCGCCCACCATCTAATCGAAGAACTCGGCGAAGTCAGCGATGCGCCCGCCCCTCAGCCTCAGGCGCAACCCGAACCAGAACCGCAACCGACAGTGCAGCGCGAGGATGACGGTATTGCAATCGTGGGTATGGCGTGCCACTTCCCCGGCGCTCCGGATCTTTCCACCTTCTGGCACCTGCTCGAAAACGGCAAAGACGCGGTGACCGACGGACGCCAGGATCCCGGTTCATGGAACAATCTCGCCAAAGACCTTCCCTCCAAATACACCGCTTATCGCCGGGGTGGATTTGTCGAAGGGATTGATCAATTTGACGCGAGATTCTTTCGGATTTCGCCGATTGAGGCGCGCCTGATGGATCCGCGGCAACGCATGATGCTGGAAACCACCTGGCAAGCGATTGAGGATGCGGGGATGGATCCAGACGAATTGAGGGGCAGTCGCACCGGGCTATATGCCGGTATCGCCACCAGCGAATACCGGGACCTGATGACAGCCAGCGACTACGGCATCAGTTATCTGGGCACTGCCGCGAGTATGACCGTCGGGCGAATTTCTTTTCTCCTTGGTCTGGAGGGGCCGACGATACCGGTGGAACTCAACTGCGCGTCATCACTGGTCGCAGTACACCAAGCAGTGATGGGTTTGCGGCAGGGCGAAGTAGATATGGCTCTGGTTGGAGGGACACACGCCGTTTTATCACCTGATTTAACCAGAGAAATGGGGGACCTGGGCATGTTGTCGCGAGAGGGGCAGGGCAGGCCCTTCGATGCCTCTGCGGATGGCTTCACGCGAGGCGAGGGCTGCGGGATGGTCGTCCTCAAGCGGCTGAGCGAGGCAGAAGCCGACGGCGACCGCATCTGGGGCGTGATCCGCGGGTCTGCGGTCAATCAGAACGGGGCGAGCGCAGGACCCACCGTGCCAAATGGACCGGCACAGGAGCGGGTGATCGAAGAAGCACTGTCGCGGGCAGGTATCGTCCCATCGGAAGTAGATTATCTGGAAGCCCACGGGGGTGGATCGGAGTTGGGCGACCCGATCGAAGTTCAGGCAGCGGCTGCTGTTTACGGCAAGGGGCGCGAAGCAGACCGCCCGCTTTTGATCGGTTCAGTGAAGACAAATATCGGTCACCTGGAGCCAGCTGCCGGGGTTGCGGCTCTGATCAAGGCAGTCCTGGCGATGAAGCGGGGAAAGATACCGAAGCACTTGAACTTCGAGAATCCGAGTCCGTATATAGACTGGGACCGGTTGCCGGTACAGGTGACTTCCGAACTGACGGACTGGCCGCGCCATCCCAATCGCCCGCCGCGGGCCGGGGTAAGCGCCTTCGGGATATCGGGAACGAATGCGCATGTTGTCGTAGAAGGATATGACAGCCCGGATGCAACACCTGTGGGCTCCGCACAACCCGTTTCTCTATCGGTTTTGGATCTCATAGGCGAGGAAGAAGCGTTCACTCCGCGCCAGACACGGCTCCTGCCCTTGTCGGGAAAATCCGATGAAGCTCTCCGGGATCTGACAGAGCAGTATCTATCGTGGCTTGAAGAGCTTGCCTCCGAAGATGTGGACCTGCTCGCCGACATGGCCTGGACAGCGGGTGTGGGACGCAGCCATTTCGATCACCGCGCGGGCATCGTATTCCAGAATATCGCGTCTCTGCGAGAAAAACTACAGGCACTCTCAGAAACAAGAGAAAGACCGGAACCGCGCACAGCGACAAAAATCGCCTTTGCGTACACCGGACAGGGCAGCCAATGGATCGGCATGGGGAAAGACCTCTACGAAAGCGAGCCGGTAGTCCGAGCCGTTCTGGATCGCTGCGACAAAGTAATTCGGGAAGAGCGGGACACCTCGTTGCTGGACGCGATGTTCGGTCAGGCTAGTGATCTATCTGACCTGCCTGTCATCTATGCACTGGAATCCTCGTTTACGGCACTGTGGTCGAGCGTGGGGATTCAGCCCAGCGTGGTGGTCGGGCACGGTATAGGGGAAATTGCAGCGGCACAGGCGGCGGGTGTCTTCAGCCTGGAGGATGGCTTGCGGGTTGCGCTGGAATGGGACACGGACAGTCTGGAAGCCACCCTCACAGACGTCACAATCGCATCGCCATCTCTGGTCCTTGTGAGCAGTGTGACAGGGGGCGTCGAAGTCCTCGACGCGGCGTATTGGCGTCGGCAAGCTCAGGAACCGGCGGCATTGGACAAATGCGCGAAGAAGTTGGCCGACCTGGGGGTCAATGTCCTCATCGAGATCGGCCCAAACGCGGTGCCGGGACCGATAGAAGGCGACGCCAATCCACCCGTTGTATTGTCGAGTCTGGGAGACAACGGTTTTACAGAAGCAGTAGCAAAAGCTTATGAAGCGGGACTTTCGGTATCATTTCCCGGGCTATTTGCGGGAGAAACGCGCCGCCGCATCTCGCTGCCGAGCTATCCATTCCAGCGCCAGCACTACTGGATTCAATAGCCAGGACGACCTGAAAAAGAATTTGACTTTACGCCTACCGATCACTATCTTTTCGGTTCAAACTATCTACCTTACGAAAGGAGAGTAACAATGGCTTCAACCGCAGAACGTATCAGAAACCTCATCGCGGAAAATCTGGAAGTCGATGGACAGCCAATTGAGTTGCCCGATGACCTGAACATCAGCCTCCAGGAGGCTGGAATTTCCTCTGTAGATCTCGTCGCGTTCGCGAAAGTAGTCGCACAGGAATTCAACGTTGAATTTACGCTTGAAGATTGCGGTGATGTCAAAAGCGTACAGGAACTGGTCGAACGACTGGACGCAGCCTGAAATCCTCTCCAGCCGGAGAACGTACGCTTCTTACACAACAGGCCCCGGATGGAAATTCGGGGCCTGTTGGTTTATGGGGATTCGATAAAGATTCCGCTTATTAAACCTTTCACTCTTCACACTTCACAATGAGCACCAATAACCCCAGCAGTGCTTCACACATCCGCTACCAGCCCGATGACAGGCTCTCGGCCACCCTCTCCCTTGGCCTCGGCTTCCAAATCGCCGTTCTCAGTATAGCTGGCATCATATTGATCCCAACAGTCGTGATGCGCGCTGCGGATGCGACTGAAGCGTATCTATCATGGGCAGTGTTTACCGCTGTCGCAATCGGCGGTGCGGCCACAATTCTACAAGCGGTCCGCATCGGCCGCATTGGTATGGGTTACATACTCGCCATGGGACCTTCTGCGGCCTTTATCGCGGTCTGCATCACAGCGGTTGCCGAAGGCGGTCCGGCGATGCTCGCCACTCTGGTCGTCATCACAGCGCTTGTCCCGCTTGTACTTTCCTATCGGCTTTCGCTGTTCCAACGGCTCTTGACGCCTGCCGTCGCGGGAACAGTCATCATGCTGATACCCATCACGGTGATGCCAGCCATCTTGAACCTGCTATCAGCCACACCGCCCGGAACCCCGGTCCTATCTGCTCCGCTGAGTGCGCTTGCAACAATCATCATCATCAGCGGCATCGCGCTAAAGGCGACAGGAGCGTGGCGCCTGTGGGCACCTGTCATCGGCGTTGTCGCTGGCTCAGTAATTGGCGGCTTCTTCGGTCTATACGACACAGACCGCGTCGCCTCGGCTTCGTGGATCGGCATACCGACGAATGAATGGCCGGGCTTTGATCTCGATTTTGGACCGACATTCTGGGCACTGCTTCCGGCATTCTTGCTCGTCGCCGTAATCAATTCCATCCGAACGATCAGCAGTGCCATCGCCATCCAGCGCATATCGTGGCGCCAGAGCCGGGCAGTAGATTTTCGGGCAGTGCAGGGTGCGATGACCGTAGATGGTATGAGCACTCTGATTTCCGGTCTCGCGGGGACAATGCCAAACACAGCCTATACAGTGGGCGTATCGGTGACCGAACTTACCGGGGTCGGTGCCCGTAGCGTCGGGGTTGCCACCGGGGTCGTGTTCATTGCGATGGCGTTCCTTCCGAAAGTAATCGCCTCAATCCTGGCGATACCAGGTCCGGTCATCGCAGCTTATCTCACCGTACTGCTATCAGCCCTCTTCGTAGTCGGCCTGAGGATAGTCGTACACGATGGCATCGACTATCGCAATAGTATGATCGTCGGCATCGCGTTCTTTGTCGGGGTCGGTTTCCAGAGCGGCCTGATATTTCCCGAATACATCTCGGAATTTGCAGGTGGTCTGTTGGAGAATGGGATGAGCGCGGGAGGTTTCACAGCTATCCTCATGACCATATTCGTAGAAATAGCAGAACCTCGCCGCAGTCGAATAGAAACGGAGTTCGATATTTCCGCCCTGCCAAAAATCAGAGACTTTCTCGGCGCATTTGCATCCCGCAATAATTGGGACACAGCAATGGCGAACCATCTGGACGCCGCTGCTGAGGAAACATTGCTGACACTCATCCCACAAGATGAAGAAAAACGCGACCGACGGCGCTTGCGCCTTACCGCGCACAGAGAAGAAGGCGACGCAGTCCTCGAGTTCGTCGTCGCATCCGGAGAGGAAAATCTTCAGGATCAGATCGCACTACTCAGCGAGCAGGCGGACGAAACCCCTGTGGAGCGAGAGGTTTCACTTCGGCTGTTGAGACACATAGCGTCATCTGTTCGCCACCAGCAATATCACGACACGGATATCGTGACCGTGCATGTGAAAGCTCACCATCAAGCACCGCCATAAGCTCTCGCAAAATAGGTCTGGAAACCTTCTGGCCCGGGCCAGCCATCGAAAAGGCGGCAATTCTCAGGGATCTGACCCTCTGCACCGTTTTTGAGCCAGTCGATCAATAGGGGATCAGCACCCCGGCGCTCGAGTTCAGAAAGACCCGCGGCATGCAGGCTCTGAACGCGGTCGGGATATTCCGCTGCCGTATTGTCCAGTGACCCATAAGGCGTGAGCATGCAATCTTCGGTCCTGGGTTGCCATTCCAGGTACCCGTCCTGGTCGAACACAGTGAAAAATCCGCGCTGTGGTGCCCATCCCCGGGCAGTGCCCGCAAGCGCGAGTTGCCGCATTCCCACACTGCCTTCCCGTGCGGCGGTGAGGATATCCTGGCTGTCTATATCCCCCGGAATGGGCGCACCGGCCAAATTGGCGACAGTAGCGTAAAAATCCTGGGGTTGGAAAATAGCTGAACTGCGTCCCCCGTCATCTTCGGGCGTTTTGATAATGAGCGGAATGTGAATCTCCTGTTCGTACACAGGCGCGTACTTGCCAAAGCGCCCGCGCTCGCCCACATTAGTACCGTGATCTCCGGCAATAATGATCGCGGTATTTTTGCTCAAGCCAGTGGCGTCAAAGGCTTCGAGAAACCGCCCGAAGCAATGATCCATCCATGTGACCTTGGCCGCGTAACTGGCTTTCATACGGGCTTTGGCTTCATCGGGCAAATTGGGATTATTGCGCGATCCCTGAAAAGCGCGGGGATCAAGCCGCCCATCGTAACCGGGGGTCTTGTCGTATTTGAGCATAAAGGCCGGGGGCACGTCCCAGGGTTCGTGAGGGTCGAAGCAGTCAATCCAGAGAAAGAAATTTTCCCGCCGCGCATTATCCCGCAAGAATTGGGCTGCCGTATTGAACAACTTCGCACAATTCCAGTCGTCTAAGTTTGTGCGTCCCCGATTGGTACGGGCATACGTATAGTTGTGTTTTGTCAGATCCGCATCTTCGCCCAAAACATCGAATAAGGGATCTCTGCACCAGTTGCTCGGCCACTGCGCTTCATCGTCCATCCAGGCGCGGTCAACCTCTGCACCGCGGATAAATGTCCATGTGTGGAACGGATAATCAAAAGCGTGCCCCCCGTTGACGAGATGCGGCGTATCGTGAATAAGCTGTGTCGCGTATCCCGCTTCTCCCAGCACAGAGGGAAGAGACCGCGTGTCAAAAGGCAGGGGTTTCCAGGTTTGAAAGGGACTGCCGTATTTCCCGGTCATAACATCCGTGCGATAGGGAATGGTGGGAAAGCTGGCGGCAAAAGCGCGGTCAAAACACCATGACTGCGCAGATAAACGATCGAGATTGGGTGTTTCGATCCAGTCATTTCCGTTCGCACCAATATAGTCATAGCGCATCGTATCAATGATAATGAGTACGATATTCATGAAGCCTCCTTATGCCGTCTCCAGCAGTCAGCAACCCCCAGTCCCAACCCCTCTTCTTCATCTGCGTTCATCTGCGTCATCTGCGGATCACACTTCCTCCACCACAGGTGGGCGCCTTCCCGCAGAGGGTGGCGTCAAGATACGCCGCTGTTGGTCCGATGGGTTGGTATAGTCATCTGCATTGTAAAAATTATTGGAATATGCCAGATGGCCCGGCGCGTATTTATACAGAAATGCGCGGCGTTCATGGCTTGCTCTCCACGGCATCGTACCGTGCATCAGCGCCTCTGTAAAAATCAATGCATCGCCTGCTTCCACTTCTGGTTGAACCATATAATCGGGAACGCGTTCAAAATTTCGCACTTCGGGTGGCACATTTTGACCAAAATTGGTCTTATGGCTCCCGGGAACACAGGCAAAGCCGCCATCTCCCGCCTTTGCATCTGCCAAAAAGAACGTCACCACACTCAACCCATTCAACATCTCACCTTCCAGATACAGGTACTTGCGCTGACTGCCCGTATGCCCGCCGGGCGCGCCGTGCAAGCGGCCACAAGCAGCCCCCGGCCTCATAAAAATGCAATAGTCGTGATCGAGCCGAAAATTCGGACCGAGCAATTCAATTAAATACGGCAAAATACGCGGGTGATCGATCAAAGCCTGTGTCTCTGGCGACCACGCAGACACGCGCCCCACTTGCCGGCGACCAACTCGCCCCTTTGAATCCTTGTCCGGATCGTCGTAATCCCGCACAAATGTCGCATCCGCAACCTCATTGAGCCGTTTGACTTCCTCAGGCTTCAACACATTTTTAATGACCAGATAGCCCTCCAGGTCAAACATAAACCTTTCTTCGGGTGTCATTTCGCCCTCTCCTTTTAAATATAATTCGTCGAACCATCGGGCGCTTTGGTACTCCCACGTTCCCAGTGGACGTATTCACCCGCCCTGATGACCTCTTCATTCACCTCCACACCCAAACCGGGGCGATCGGGCCTCAATTCCAGATATCCATCCACAGGCCAATAGGGTTCGTCCAACCAATTCAGGGCATTGCTTTCATCGGGCAGGTGATATTCCAGAATTTTGAAATTGGGCGTGGCAGCTGCAAATTGGACATTGACCGCTGTAGCCAATGGTCCCATCGGATTGTGCGGCGCCACCGTCACATAATGCGCCTGTGCAATCGCAGCGATCTTCCGCATCTCCAACAAGCCACCGCATATACAAATATCTGGCTGAATAATATCCGCGCCATCTTTTGACATCAAATCCAAAAATTCAAACTTCGTGTACAGAGATTCTCCCGTTGCCAGCGGAACCTGCATTTGTGAACGCAAGCGCGCCCACGCATCGCTGTTCTCGGGCCTTAACGGTTCTTCATAAAAAAGCGGATCGTAAGGCGCAAGAGCATTGGCCAGTTGCAACGCGCGAATTGGCTCAAAAATTTTGGCATGTGGATCAAAGGCAAATTCCCAGTTGTCATCCGAATACTTTCGCAATGCCTCGAAATAATCGGCGGCAGCCGCACAGACCCGACCCCATCGGTCTGCACTGGGATCCAGGCGAAACGGACTGGTCTTAAATGCCGTAATACCGTGCTCTTCATTTAGCTGGCGCGCAACTCTTGCTGCTTCCCTGCCGTCTTTTCCACCAACACTCCGATAAACCTGAATGCGATCGCGCACAGCACCGCCCAACAGCATATAAACCGGCAACCCCGCAGCTTTGCCACTAATATCCCAAAGCGCGTGGTCCAGGCCCGACATAGCGGAAAGACCTATTGCCCCTGGTGGAAATCTGAACTGCTGAAACAGCTTGAGCATGATATACTCAATCCGCCGAGGATCTTCGCCTTTAACCAGCTCAAAAATATAATCCATCGTTGGACCAATTGCCAGATCGGGCCCGGGGCTATAGCACTCTCCCCATCCGTAAATACCTTCGTCAGTTTCGACCTTCACCAGCGCACGGGACCGCTGCCCCATGCTCGCCATAAACGTCTTGATCGCTGTAATCTTCATATCTATCCTCCCACTTTGCACGCCACGCGATAAACATCCGTTCTCGCGGTAAAAAATAACGCCTTCCGATCTTCGCCGCCCCAGTTCAAATTGGCAGCGGGAAGAGGCAGTCTAATTTTCCCAAGAAGGTCGCCCCCAGGATTAAACACCCACACAGCCCCAGGTCCCGTGCAGTAAATATTCCCATTGTGGTCCAGCTTCATGCCATCAGGTGCGCCATCTTCATCGCCTTTCAGTTCGGCCAATACCCTGCCATTTGCGAGAGAGCCATCATCCTGCACGTCAAATGCGCGAATATGTCCCCGCTGCGTGTCATCGACGTACAGGGTCTTTTCATCGGCTGTTATCGCCAACCCATTGGGGCGTTCAAAATCGTCAATCAAAAGAATGGGTTCTGATTCCCCCAGAGGCAGGCGATATACCCCCAGAAACGGCAATTCCTGTTCTGCCACCACGCCGTGGCTGCTCGACAGACCATAAGGAGGATCCGTGAAAATGATATCCCCATTCTGACATACAACCAGATCGTTGGGCGAATTGAGCTTTTTGCCCTGATAGGAATCCACCAGCGTTTTCAACTCGCCATCTGCCTCTATGCTTACCCGACGGCCAGAGTGTTCGCACGAAAGGAGCCGCCCCTCTCCATCCAATGTCAATCCATTTGAATGATAACTCGGTTGGCGATATGCGACTATCCCCCCTTCTGGCGTCCACTTAAAAATGGTATTTGCCGGAATATCCGAAAAAAACAAACAGACCTGTGCGGGGTCCCAGACCGGGCCCTCGGTGAACTGAAACCCATCAGCAATCAATTCGGGTTCTGCCGCGGGATCGACCAGATCGGCCATCTCGTCCCGAATAACTTCAATACCCATTGTATGAACCTTTCCCGAAGAGTAAAAAAAGCCTTGTGAACCATTTTATCGTCTTATATTAAAAGCA
This window encodes:
- a CDS encoding mandelate racemase/muconate lactonizing enzyme family protein, encoding MKITAIKTFMASMGQRSRALVKVETDEGIYGWGECYSPGPDLAIGPTMDYIFELVKGEDPRRIEYIMLKLFQQFRFPPGAIGLSAMSGLDHALWDISGKAAGLPVYMLLGGAVRDRIQVYRSVGGKDGREAARVARQLNEEHGITAFKTSPFRLDPSADRWGRVCAAAADYFEALRKYSDDNWEFAFDPHAKIFEPIRALQLANALAPYDPLFYEEPLRPENSDAWARLRSQMQVPLATGESLYTKFEFLDLMSKDGADIIQPDICICGGLLEMRKIAAIAQAHYVTVAPHNPMGPLATAVNVQFAAATPNFKILEYHLPDESNALNWLDEPYWPVDGYLELRPDRPGLGVEVNEEVIRAGEYVHWERGSTKAPDGSTNYI
- a CDS encoding sulfatase, translating into MNIVLIIIDTMRYDYIGANGNDWIETPNLDRLSAQSWCFDRAFAASFPTIPYRTDVMTGKYGSPFQTWKPLPFDTRSLPSVLGEAGYATQLIHDTPHLVNGGHAFDYPFHTWTFIRGAEVDRAWMDDEAQWPSNWCRDPLFDVLGEDADLTKHNYTYARTNRGRTNLDDWNCAKLFNTAAQFLRDNARRENFFLWIDCFDPHEPWDVPPAFMLKYDKTPGYDGRLDPRAFQGSRNNPNLPDEAKARMKASYAAKVTWMDHCFGRFLEAFDATGLSKNTAIIIAGDHGTNVGERGRFGKYAPVYEQEIHIPLIIKTPEDDGGRSSAIFQPQDFYATVANLAGAPIPGDIDSQDILTAAREGSVGMRQLALAGTARGWAPQRGFFTVFDQDGYLEWQPRTEDCMLTPYGSLDNTAAEYPDRVQSLHAAGLSELERRGADPLLIDWLKNGAEGQIPENCRLFDGWPGPEGFQTYFARAYGGA
- a CDS encoding acyl carrier protein codes for the protein MASTAERIRNLIAENLEVDGQPIELPDDLNISLQEAGISSVDLVAFAKVVAQEFNVEFTLEDCGDVKSVQELVERLDAA
- a CDS encoding SMP-30/gluconolactonase/LRE family protein, with the translated sequence MGIEVIRDEMADLVDPAAEPELIADGFQFTEGPVWDPAQVCLFFSDIPANTIFKWTPEGGIVAYRQPSYHSNGLTLDGEGRLLSCEHSGRRVSIEADGELKTLVDSYQGKKLNSPNDLVVCQNGDIIFTDPPYGLSSSHGVVAEQELPFLGVYRLPLGESEPILLIDDFERPNGLAITADEKTLYVDDTQRGHIRAFDVQDDGSLANGRVLAELKGDEDGAPDGMKLDHNGNIYCTGPGAVWVFNPGGDLLGKIRLPLPAANLNWGGEDRKALFFTARTDVYRVACKVGG
- a CDS encoding phytanoyl-CoA dioxygenase family protein; its protein translation is MTPEERFMFDLEGYLVIKNVLKPEEVKRLNEVADATFVRDYDDPDKDSKGRVGRRQVGRVSAWSPETQALIDHPRILPYLIELLGPNFRLDHDYCIFMRPGAACGRLHGAPGGHTGSQRKYLYLEGEMLNGLSVVTFFLADAKAGDGGFACVPGSHKTNFGQNVPPEVRNFERVPDYMVQPEVEAGDALIFTEALMHGTMPWRASHERRAFLYKYAPGHLAYSNNFYNADDYTNPSDQQRRILTPPSAGRRPPVVEEV